The following coding sequences are from one Schizosaccharomyces osmophilus chromosome 1, complete sequence window:
- the uba3 gene encoding NEDD8 activating enzyme E1-type Uba3, with protein MASVAESAAQKDELRHDQWSQILRRPGPFAPDVDPQLDFHDLFSSKILVVGAGGLGCEILKNLALSGFRELHVIDMDTIDVSNLNRQFLFTEHDVGNSKASVAAKAIMRRIPSTTVIPFHGRIQDKSFDYYKQFQLVVCGLDSVEARRWINSTLVSIAKGGDFLPLIDGGSEGLKGQARVILPSITSCYECSLEMLTPKTSYPICTIANTPRLPEHCVEWAFLLEWPRVAVNNSENTKSSQEISLQDEGSLREETSVSLAPAFDPDIPWHVDWIVDRARARAAAFEINAQDIDRFFVLGIVKRIIPAVASTNAIIAAACCNEALKILTDCNPTLDNYMMFVGEDATYTFTFNLEKRSDCSVCGALTESYPFSKARPPLLSTLIHHYQTKYQLHSPSVSSTSGFPLYFSSPLPLQQATATNLSKSILDLISPSQQLVFTDKALTTSLYISLQEITDGP; from the coding sequence ATGGCATCTGTTGCAGAATCTGCTGCGCAAAAAGACGAGCTTCGTCATGACCAATGGTCTCAAATATTGCGCCGACCTGGCCCTTTTGCTCCCGATGTGGATCCGCAGCTCGACTTCCACGACctattttcttccaaaatccTCGTTGTCGGGGCCGGCGGACTTGGTTGCGaaattctcaaaaatttgGCCCTCAGTGGATTTCGCGAGTTGCATGTCATTGACATGGACACCATCGACGTGTCGAATCTGAACCGCCAATTCTTGTTTACAGAACACGATGTCGGAAACTCCAAGGCTTCTGTAGCTGCCAAGGCCATTATGCGACGCATCCCCTCCACCACCGTCATACCCTTCCATGGTAGAATCCAGGATAAGTCTTTCGATTACTACAAACAATTCCAATTGGTCGTCTGTGGGCTCGACTCTGTTGAGGCCCGTCGGTGGATCAACTCTACCCTTGTCTCGATTGCCAAAGGCGGTGATTTCTTGCCCTTAATCGATGGTGGCTCCGAAGGTCTCAAAGGCCAAGCTCGTGTCATTTTGCCTTCCATCACAAGCTGTTACGAATGCTCGCTCGAGATGTTGACTCCCAAAACCTCTTATCCCATTTGCACCATTGCCAACACTCCCCGCCTGCCCGAACACTGTGTGGAATGGGCCTTTTTGCTCGAATGGCCCCGTGTTGCTGTAAACAATTCCGAAAACACCAAATCCTCCCAAGAAATTTCCCTTCAAGATGAAGGTTCCTTGCGAGAGGAAACGTCCGTGAGCCTTGCTCCTGCTTTCGATCCCGACATCCCTTGGCATGTGGATTGGATTGTAGACCGTGCACGAGCTCGTGCCGCTGCTTTCGAAATCAATGCTCAAGACATCGATCgctttttcgttttgggTATTGTCAAACGCATCATCCCCGCTGTTGCTTCTACCAATGCCATTATTGCCGCTGCTTGCTGCAATGAGGCCCTCAAAATCCTTACCGACTGCAATCCCACTCTTGACAATTATATGATGTTTGTTGGCGAAGACGCTACGTACACATTCACCTtcaatttggaaaaacgaAGCGACTGTTCCGTCTGTGGCGCTCTCACCGAAAGCTAtccattttccaaagcCCGTCCTCCTCTCTTGTCTACTCTCATTCATCACTATCAGACAAAGTATCAACTCCATAGTCCCTCTGTATCGTCCACCAGCGGGTTTCCCTTATATTTCTCGTCTCCCCTTCCTTTACAGCAAGCCACCGCTACAAATTTGTCCAAATCCATTCTTGATTTGATATCCCCCAGTCAACAGTTGGTTTTTACGGACAAGGCTTTAACAACAAgtctttatatttctttacaGGAAATCACTGATGGACCATAA